The Solibacillus sp. FSL W7-1464 genome contains a region encoding:
- a CDS encoding C40 family peptidase → MKKKWLLPIFASFMIFTSVGANNTEAAAVSDLTTTAKNYLGAPYKLGGTNIKTGVDCSAYTQLVFSNLSISLNRTSKAQYQQGTSVSKSELVAGDLVFFNTSGSGVSHVGIYIGSGKFISATPSSGVKIDKINDPYYWGSRYIGAKRVADFTTEEQTEVKGSEIDFSVYASRGEVALQLAQALGLNTSDTSSSFTDVKSSSEYAGAVTALNKLGIFSGDTNGKFNPNSPITRGQLSKVLVKAFNLKQQGNAEVFSDVPASHWAKDYISVLSSNKITNGKGDGTFGLNDKVTLKHLDAFLNRLTK, encoded by the coding sequence GTGAAGAAGAAATGGTTACTACCAATATTTGCATCCTTTATGATTTTCACAAGTGTTGGTGCAAATAATACAGAAGCAGCAGCAGTATCTGATTTAACAACTACTGCAAAGAATTATCTTGGAGCCCCATATAAACTGGGTGGGACAAATATTAAAACAGGTGTTGATTGTTCGGCATATACACAATTAGTATTTTCTAACTTGAGTATTTCCTTAAATCGAACTTCAAAAGCACAATATCAACAAGGAACTTCAGTTTCAAAAAGCGAATTGGTAGCTGGCGATCTTGTATTTTTTAATACTTCTGGTTCAGGTGTTTCTCATGTTGGAATATACATAGGAAGTGGAAAATTTATATCAGCAACACCGAGTTCGGGTGTTAAGATTGATAAAATAAATGACCCTTATTATTGGGGATCTCGTTACATAGGAGCCAAACGTGTTGCAGATTTCACAACTGAAGAACAAACTGAAGTTAAAGGTTCTGAAATTGATTTCAGTGTTTATGCATCTCGTGGTGAAGTAGCTCTACAACTTGCACAAGCATTAGGATTAAATACCTCTGATACAAGTTCATCATTCACAGATGTAAAATCATCTTCTGAATATGCAGGTGCTGTAACTGCGTTAAACAAACTAGGTATATTTAGTGGCGATACAAACGGTAAATTTAATCCAAATTCACCTATTACACGTGGTCAACTTTCAAAAGTATTAGTTAAAGCTTTCAATTTAAAACAACAAGGGAATGCAGAAGTATTTTCAGATGTTCCCGCATCTCACTGGGCTAAAGATTATATTTCAGTCTTATCCTCTAATAAAATTACGAACGGTAAGGGTGACGGTACCTTTGGCTTAAACGATAAAGTTACGTTAAAACATTTAGATGCCTTTTTGAATCGGTTAACTAAATAA
- a CDS encoding urease accessory protein UreH domain-containing protein, which produces MYNFLSQISQIISNPVSVFLHSYDHSPIFIALLLGLIGAVAPCQLTGNISAITLYGNRTIQINNSWGVITSFIIGKVMVYSVIGLLAWFFGQSFETKMTEYFPLFRKIIGPLLIITGFVLLGFLKFQFLSRFNFHIAEGLKKGKVGSFLLGASFAIAFCPTMFVLFFVWLMPTVASTSYGLVLPAIFGIATSIPLILILGLIWCFDVKGLIMRRSLKAGRVIQRIAGIVLIFIGILDTITYWGI; this is translated from the coding sequence ATGTATAATTTTTTGTCTCAAATAAGTCAAATAATCAGTAACCCGGTTTCTGTTTTTTTACATTCATATGATCATTCTCCAATTTTTATAGCCCTTCTTCTAGGGTTAATTGGCGCCGTAGCTCCCTGTCAACTCACCGGAAATATTAGCGCAATAACCCTTTATGGAAATCGAACGATTCAAATAAACAACAGTTGGGGAGTAATTACATCTTTCATTATTGGAAAAGTAATGGTTTATAGTGTCATCGGATTATTAGCCTGGTTTTTTGGTCAATCATTTGAAACAAAAATGACGGAGTACTTTCCATTATTTCGTAAAATAATTGGTCCCTTATTAATTATTACTGGATTTGTACTATTAGGATTTTTAAAGTTTCAATTTTTAAGTCGCTTTAATTTTCATATAGCAGAAGGTTTAAAAAAGGGAAAAGTAGGCTCATTCCTTTTAGGTGCAAGTTTTGCAATTGCATTTTGTCCGACAATGTTTGTCCTCTTTTTCGTTTGGCTAATGCCTACAGTAGCATCTACATCTTATGGATTAGTGCTCCCGGCAATATTTGGAATCGCAACATCAATACCTCTTATTTTGATTTTAGGGCTAATATGGTGTTTTGATGTAAAGGGCTTAATCATGAGAAGAAGTTTGAAGGCAGGAAGAGTCATACAAAGGATTGCAGGAATTGTGCTGATTTTCATTGGCATCCTTGACACCATTACGTATTGGGGGATATAA
- a CDS encoding CueP family metal-binding protein has product MKFKMLISTIFAVVLMTACSEENKIEENSSIKTESREIKELVQDYSARNVTAESASITSKQLLVKENDGNEQVYDLPKDEFFVSIAPYINETHPCENHSLTGCQGEMVSEEFNVYIEDAKGNVLVDDILRTEVNGFIDLWLPREQTFQIKIEHQGKEVESEFSTFENDGTCITTMKLI; this is encoded by the coding sequence ATGAAATTTAAAATGCTTATTAGTACTATTTTTGCAGTTGTTCTAATGACAGCTTGTAGTGAAGAAAATAAGATTGAGGAAAACAGTTCTATAAAAACTGAAAGTAGAGAAATTAAGGAATTAGTTCAAGACTATAGTGCCCGAAATGTTACAGCTGAGTCCGCTTCTATAACATCTAAACAATTATTAGTAAAAGAAAACGATGGAAATGAGCAAGTATATGACCTTCCTAAAGATGAATTTTTTGTTTCGATTGCCCCTTACATAAATGAAACACATCCTTGCGAAAATCATAGTTTAACGGGGTGTCAGGGTGAAATGGTAAGTGAAGAGTTTAATGTATACATTGAGGATGCAAAAGGTAATGTCCTAGTTGATGACATATTAAGAACAGAAGTGAATGGATTTATTGATTTATGGCTACCGCGTGAACAAACTTTCCAAATAAAAATTGAGCATCAAGGAAAAGAGGTTGAATCTGAATTTTCTACATTTGAAAATGACGGTACTTGTATCACAACAATGAAATTGATTTAG
- a CDS encoding response regulator transcription factor, with translation MQNVLLVDDEQRMLDLVELFLVPHGFTCLKEKTGKNALETLRNEKVNLVILDVMMPEMDGWEVCKKIREFSQVPIIMLTARSDKLNLVKGLNIGADDYLTKPFDERELIARVNAILRRVPEVDESNGENVVYNEFYLDTEKYSLYYENSKAQLTSKEFFIVKALMSRPSKVYVREELLNAAWDYETETDIRTVDSHIRNLREKLKKAGFPTSEFLKTVWGIGYKWT, from the coding sequence ATGCAAAACGTTCTTTTAGTGGATGATGAACAAAGAATGTTAGATTTAGTTGAATTATTTCTAGTTCCACACGGATTTACATGTCTAAAAGAAAAAACTGGGAAAAATGCTTTAGAAACACTTAGAAATGAAAAAGTAAATTTGGTTATTTTAGATGTAATGATGCCTGAAATGGATGGATGGGAAGTTTGTAAAAAGATACGTGAATTCTCACAAGTCCCTATAATTATGCTTACCGCAAGATCAGATAAACTGAACTTAGTAAAGGGATTAAATATCGGCGCTGATGATTATCTCACAAAGCCATTTGATGAAAGAGAATTGATTGCCAGAGTTAATGCAATTTTACGAAGAGTTCCAGAAGTAGATGAGAGTAATGGTGAAAATGTTGTTTATAACGAATTCTATTTAGACACGGAAAAGTATTCCTTGTATTACGAAAATTCGAAAGCTCAACTTACATCGAAAGAATTTTTTATTGTGAAGGCGCTGATGTCTAGACCTTCTAAAGTTTATGTTCGGGAAGAATTGCTCAATGCGGCTTGGGATTATGAAACAGAAACGGATATTCGAACAGTTGATTCCCATATTCGCAATTTGAGAGAAAAGTTGAAGAAAGCAGGTTTTCCTACTAGTGAATTTCTAAAGACTGTCTGGGGAATCGGTTATAAATGGACTTAA
- a CDS encoding sensor histidine kinase, whose amino-acid sequence MNKISTKLAGCFFIVVLIMESLLMYYLHQNMINNRVEEEFSLLLANGANHRDVLIEHYSDTTIKHIVLMEKNENRKVMIIDRTGSIIGSSDKSYMLQEEYQLFVDDFSGGKDYIVVSDWRNLPYIVSVHPYVVDQNRSGVVLMFQSTKSINQMVDDMNLHFVISGIIGLIVLFIIYALLSKILTRPLIRMKEATEKLSKGDFEVNLPNLGSDELGDLSNSIHKLANDLERLKNERNEFLASIAHELNTPLTYLIGYSKVAKREDLSDKDRKYYLEIISEESNRMKELMRNLLDLARMDENSFTISKEHFLAKPFLENIYKLVAPLFEIKKIRLNFVCESNLHIYADALRLEQILLNLLDNALKYSNENSEVCLKAYEKDGKTVISVIDTGIGIPSNEIEFIFEKLYRVEKSRSRAYGGSGIGLAVVKELVDAHGGTIEVESKIEKGSTFKITI is encoded by the coding sequence GTGAATAAAATTTCTACAAAATTAGCGGGTTGTTTTTTCATAGTGGTGCTAATAATGGAATCGCTTCTAATGTATTACCTTCATCAAAATATGATTAATAATAGGGTCGAAGAAGAGTTCTCGTTATTATTGGCAAATGGTGCAAATCATCGAGACGTCCTTATTGAACATTATTCAGATACAACAATAAAACATATTGTGTTAATGGAAAAAAATGAAAATCGAAAAGTGATGATAATAGATAGGACAGGAAGCATTATTGGTAGTTCCGATAAATCCTATATGTTGCAAGAAGAGTATCAACTTTTTGTAGACGATTTTAGTGGTGGAAAAGATTACATAGTAGTTTCGGATTGGAGAAACCTACCGTACATTGTCAGCGTACACCCATACGTAGTAGATCAAAATCGATCAGGTGTAGTCTTAATGTTTCAAAGTACAAAATCAATTAATCAAATGGTTGATGACATGAACTTGCATTTTGTTATATCTGGGATTATAGGTTTAATCGTTTTATTTATTATATATGCATTACTATCTAAAATTCTTACTCGACCGTTAATCCGAATGAAAGAAGCAACTGAGAAATTAAGTAAAGGTGATTTTGAAGTGAATTTACCGAATTTAGGGAGTGATGAACTAGGTGACTTATCGAATTCCATTCACAAATTAGCAAATGACTTAGAACGATTAAAGAATGAGAGAAATGAGTTCCTTGCTTCTATTGCTCATGAATTAAATACACCACTAACATATTTGATTGGATACTCGAAAGTTGCAAAAAGAGAAGATTTGAGTGATAAGGATCGTAAATATTACTTAGAAATTATTAGTGAAGAATCAAATCGAATGAAAGAATTAATGAGAAACTTATTAGATTTGGCAAGAATGGATGAAAACTCCTTCACCATTTCTAAAGAACACTTTTTGGCCAAACCATTTTTAGAGAATATTTATAAGTTGGTAGCCCCTTTATTTGAAATAAAAAAAATCAGACTAAATTTTGTTTGTGAAAGCAATTTACACATCTATGCTGACGCTCTTAGATTAGAACAAATACTACTAAATTTATTAGATAATGCTTTAAAATACTCCAACGAGAATTCAGAGGTCTGTTTAAAAGCATATGAAAAGGATGGAAAAACAGTTATTTCTGTCATTGATACTGGTATTGGAATTCCATCAAACGAAATAGAATTTATATTTGAAAAATTATATCGAGTTGAAAAATCAAGATCACGTGCGTATGGTGGCTCAGGAATCGGTCTTGCTGTTGTGAAAGAGTTAGTAGATGCACATGGAGGAACCATCGAGGTCGAAAGCAAAATAGAGAAGGGTAGTACGTTTAAAATAACGATATAA
- a CDS encoding cytochrome c biogenesis CcdA family protein, which produces MVTQLNLFLAFGAGLLSFISPCSLPLYPAFLSYITGISFNELKEEKGILNRKALLHTLSFLLGFSVIFMALGFSTSIIGTLFIQYQDLLRQIGAIIIVIFGLVILGFLKFDFLQAEKKFLFKSRPKGYLGTIIIGMGFAAGWTPCTGPILAGVIALGISDPNRGIWYMLFYVLGFSIPFLIMSLFIGKMKFLQKRSDVFMKIGGIIMIIMGILLYFDWMTKIIALLTPFFGGFTGF; this is translated from the coding sequence TTGGTTACCCAATTAAACCTATTTCTTGCATTTGGAGCTGGACTTTTGTCTTTTATTTCTCCATGTTCACTACCTCTTTATCCGGCATTTTTATCTTATATTACAGGAATCTCCTTTAACGAACTCAAAGAAGAAAAGGGCATATTAAATCGCAAAGCATTATTACATACATTATCTTTTTTATTAGGCTTTTCTGTAATTTTTATGGCGTTAGGATTTTCAACTTCTATTATTGGAACACTTTTCATTCAGTATCAAGATTTACTCAGACAAATCGGCGCAATTATTATTGTTATTTTTGGTTTAGTAATTCTCGGATTCCTCAAATTTGATTTTCTTCAAGCGGAAAAAAAGTTTTTATTTAAATCACGCCCAAAGGGATATTTAGGCACCATCATTATCGGTATGGGGTTTGCTGCAGGTTGGACACCATGTACTGGACCAATTTTGGCAGGAGTTATTGCTTTAGGGATATCGGATCCAAATAGAGGCATATGGTATATGTTATTTTATGTACTTGGTTTTTCGATTCCATTTTTAATAATGTCTCTATTTATAGGGAAAATGAAATTTCTTCAAAAACGTAGTGACGTTTTTATGAAGATAGGTGGCATTATTATGATTATAATGGGAATTTTATTGTATTTTGATTGGATGACAAAAATTATTGCGTTATTAACGCCATTTTTTGGTGGATTCACAGGATTTTAG
- a CDS encoding YdhK family protein — MANKFMVGVISISAALALSACGGEGNENTSQNESTQEETNEVLKEQEAGVDKESETGMDHATMNHSGSGEVPEDLKEAQNPTFTVGSNAIIQTDHMPGMKNAEATIVGAYDTTVYTVSYTPTTGGEPVKNHKWVIHEETGDAGEAPLEPGTEVTLNADHMEGMQGATAIIDSAEETTVYMVDFTSTTGEQVKNHKWVTENELSTK, encoded by the coding sequence ATGGCTAATAAATTTATGGTTGGAGTTATTTCTATCTCTGCTGCCTTAGCACTTTCTGCATGTGGGGGAGAAGGTAATGAAAATACTTCTCAAAATGAATCCACACAAGAAGAAACAAACGAAGTGTTAAAGGAACAGGAAGCCGGAGTTGATAAGGAAAGTGAGACAGGCATGGATCACGCTACAATGAATCACTCTGGGTCAGGTGAAGTTCCAGAAGACTTGAAAGAAGCTCAAAATCCAACATTTACTGTTGGGAGTAACGCAATTATTCAAACCGATCACATGCCTGGTATGAAAAATGCTGAAGCAACAATTGTAGGAGCTTATGATACAACTGTATATACTGTTTCCTATACACCGACTACAGGAGGAGAACCTGTTAAAAATCATAAGTGGGTTATTCATGAAGAAACAGGGGATGCGGGTGAAGCACCTCTAGAACCGGGAACAGAAGTAACACTTAATGCTGATCATATGGAAGGAATGCAGGGAGCAACTGCCATAATAGATTCAGCTGAAGAAACAACTGTTTATATGGTTGATTTTACTTCAACAACTGGAGAACAAGTAAAAAATCATAAATGGGTAACAGAAAACGAACTATCTACTAAATAA
- a CDS encoding rod shape-determining protein has product MKIFQKLSPGIGIDLGTANTLVYIKNKGIVYNEPSILARNTHTQKTIAIGHKAKSMQGRTHSGIETVRPIRDGVVADFQATTEMIQHYIKELTQKSFVGRKPFLVVTTPSYLTSVERRAFINAAIQAGAKEAIIIEKTFAAAIGAGLPVWEATGSMIVDIGGGTTEVAILSLGGVVISNSIKIAGDEMDRLIIKHAKHAHQVVIGEATAEQIKINIFKNEANGTLDVRGRDMVTGLPRTVNITATEIGVILEEAIEQICLVIKKTLEQIPPELASDIIERGLILSGGMALLPPLEKIVSEYTQLPVILTETPLEIVAKGTAKIVDEPNIIM; this is encoded by the coding sequence ATGAAAATATTTCAAAAGTTAAGTCCCGGTATTGGTATTGATTTAGGGACAGCCAATACATTAGTTTATATTAAAAATAAAGGGATTGTTTATAACGAGCCTTCTATACTAGCTAGAAATACACATACACAAAAAACTATTGCGATTGGGCATAAAGCAAAATCAATGCAAGGTCGTACACATTCTGGTATAGAGACAGTTCGTCCTATTCGTGACGGAGTAGTTGCGGATTTTCAAGCGACAACCGAAATGATTCAGCATTATATAAAAGAGTTGACTCAAAAAAGCTTTGTTGGACGAAAACCATTTCTAGTTGTTACAACTCCCTCTTATCTAACGAGTGTAGAGCGAAGAGCTTTCATTAATGCAGCAATACAAGCTGGGGCTAAAGAAGCCATTATAATTGAAAAAACGTTTGCTGCTGCCATTGGTGCGGGTCTTCCTGTTTGGGAGGCAACAGGATCAATGATTGTCGATATTGGTGGTGGCACAACTGAAGTTGCAATTCTTTCGCTTGGCGGTGTCGTTATCTCAAATTCCATAAAAATTGCGGGAGATGAAATGGATCGGCTCATTATCAAACATGCTAAACATGCTCATCAAGTAGTCATTGGTGAAGCGACTGCTGAACAAATTAAAATCAACATCTTTAAAAACGAAGCAAACGGGACACTGGATGTGCGTGGTCGTGATATGGTGACTGGACTTCCAAGGACAGTAAACATAACGGCTACTGAAATTGGCGTTATTTTAGAGGAAGCGATTGAGCAGATTTGTTTAGTTATAAAAAAAACTTTAGAACAAATACCCCCTGAACTTGCCTCTGATATTATTGAACGTGGTTTAATATTAAGTGGTGGTATGGCACTTTTGCCACCACTTGAAAAAATCGTCAGTGAGTACACGCAATTACCAGTTATTTTAACAGAAACGCCTCTAGAAATCGTTGCAAAAGGGACAGCAAAAATTGTAGATGAGCCAAATATCATTATGTAA
- a CDS encoding response regulator transcription factor has protein sequence MSQISLCKKGAINIKKILVVEDEHYMQELMQIQLQNQFELTLSDNGADALQIVKSQNFDVILLDIMLPYLNGFELCQEIRKFSNVPILMLTARTELQDTVKGLEIGADDYVTKPFDFEVLIARIKSLLRRSSFTMDNESNIQIISLNNGTLLLNLDNRHVIFDKQSIELTSKEFQLLALLAESPERVFTREKLLELLWNYSEERELRAVDSHVKNIRTKFRKVRPGVKIIQTIWGMGYQLIIPEAH, from the coding sequence ATGAGCCAAATATCATTATGTAAAAAAGGAGCGATTAATATTAAAAAGATCTTAGTTGTAGAAGACGAACATTATATGCAAGAACTTATGCAAATCCAACTTCAAAATCAATTCGAATTAACATTAAGTGATAATGGAGCAGATGCTCTACAAATTGTGAAATCACAAAATTTTGATGTCATTTTATTAGATATCATGCTCCCGTATCTAAATGGTTTTGAACTCTGTCAGGAAATTCGAAAGTTTTCTAACGTACCCATTCTCATGTTAACAGCTCGCACAGAACTTCAAGATACAGTAAAAGGACTAGAAATAGGAGCAGATGATTATGTGACTAAGCCATTTGATTTTGAAGTCCTAATTGCTCGAATTAAATCACTTCTTAGACGTTCATCTTTTACGATGGACAATGAAAGTAATATACAAATAATTTCTCTTAATAATGGAACATTATTATTAAACTTGGATAATAGACATGTCATATTTGACAAACAATCCATTGAATTAACTAGTAAAGAATTTCAGCTTTTAGCATTATTAGCTGAGTCTCCAGAGCGCGTATTTACACGTGAGAAGCTCCTTGAATTACTTTGGAATTATTCAGAAGAACGAGAACTTCGTGCAGTTGATTCTCATGTCAAAAACATTCGAACAAAATTCAGAAAAGTCCGTCCTGGTGTAAAAATCATTCAGACTATTTGGGGCATGGGTTATCAGCTCATCATTCCCGAGGCGCATTAA